A single window of Salmo salar chromosome ssa21, Ssal_v3.1, whole genome shotgun sequence DNA harbors:
- the cln5 gene encoding ceroid-lipofuscinosis neuronal protein 5, which translates to MRPTVVLTCSVLFYYLEIVHSRDVHGKQEWPIPYRRFDCRPAADSYCEAMFPFCPTGDRDGRIPYMNNWDVISVFRMQTPVWEFKYGSLLGKMHIMHDAIGFSSAETGRNYTMEWYELFQLGNCTFPHLRRETNNPFWCNQGAACFFEGIDDIHWSENGTLEKVGEISGGQFNEMALWVQDDNQTGIYYETWTVRSDPGPNATVWFDSYDCSQFVHRTYRYLAQQRAKLSSRFQTNYTKIYLYSGEPTYLGDDDSIFREPSAKTLAEDIRKFYHPFRPHQSYMDFVLSLAEAYQKVVEEKSFYLYYNFEYWHLPMKSPYVQITYEEVPLP; encoded by the exons ATGAGACCAACGGTGGTTTTAACGTGTTCAGTCCTATTTTACTATCTGGAGATTGTACATTCCCGAGATGTCCATGGAAAGCAAGAATGGCCGATTCCTTACAG GCGATTTGATTGTCGTCCCGCTGCGGACTCGTACTGTGAAGCCATGTTCCCCTTCTGCCCCACCGGCGACAGGGATGGCCGGATCCCCTACATGAATAACTGGGATGTCATCTCGGTATTTCGGATGCAAACTCCAGTGTGGGAGTTTAAATATGGATCATTGCTGGGGAAAATG CATATCATGCATGATGCCATTGGGTTCAGCAGTGCTGAAACGGGGAGAAACTACACCATGGAGTGGTATGAACTCTTCCAGCTGGGCAACTGCACCTTCCCTCACCTGAGACGTGAGACTAACAACCCCTTCTGGTGCAACCAGGGAGCTGCATGCTTCTTTGAGGGGATTGATGACATCCACTGGTCTGAGAATGGCACCTTGGAGAAAGTGGGAGAGATCTCAG GTGGCCAGTTCAACGAGATGGCCTTGTGGGTCCAGGACGACAACCAGACTGGGATTTATTATGAGACGTGGACGGTCCGCTCAGACCCCGGCCCCAACGCCACTGTGTGGTTTGACTCCTACGACTGCTCCCAGTTCGTCCATCGCACCTACAGGTATCTTGCTCAACAGCGAGCCAAGCTGTCCAGCCGATTCCAGACCAACTACACTAAGATCTACCTGTACAGTGGGGAGCCGACCTACTTGGGGGACGATGATTCTATCTTCAGGGAGCCTTCTGCGAAGACCCTGGCCGAAGACATCCGCAAGTTCTATCACCCTTTCCGACCACACCAGTCGTACATGGACTTTGTCCTCAGTCTCGCGGAGGCTTATCAGAaggtggtagaggagaagagCTTCTACTTGTACTATAACTTTGAATATTGGCACTTACCCATGAAATCTCCATATGTGCAGATCACGTATGAGGAAGTGCCTTTGCCGTAA